The Phycisphaerales bacterium genome contains a region encoding:
- a CDS encoding ankyrin repeat domain-containing protein, whose translation MIECCYRDDVPGIRQLLEVGADPNERESRSGRTALLLATSFPMLPRADEIFSLLLTFGADVNASDMRGWTALHFAAQRHDLLKAAALIEHGAVVDAEDEHGNTPLCRATFESRGRGEMIQLLLDAGADRHRPNKHGISALALAMSIANYDVARYFRD comes from the coding sequence ATGATCGAGTGCTGCTACCGCGATGATGTCCCGGGCATTCGGCAACTTCTCGAGGTGGGCGCCGATCCAAATGAACGGGAATCAAGAAGCGGTCGCACCGCGCTCCTGCTCGCCACCAGCTTCCCAATGCTGCCACGGGCGGATGAAATCTTCTCGCTCTTGCTGACCTTCGGCGCCGATGTCAACGCAAGCGACATGCGCGGCTGGACCGCTCTCCATTTCGCGGCCCAACGACACGATCTGCTGAAAGCGGCGGCGCTGATCGAGCACGGCGCCGTTGTCGATGCCGAAGATGAGCATGGCAATACCCCCCTCTGCCGGGCGACGTTTGAATCGCGCGGACGCGGCGAAATGATCCAGTTGCTGCTCGACGCCGGCGCGGATCGGCACCGTCCCAACAAACACGGCATCTCGGCTCTCGCTCTCGCGATGAGTATCGCAAACTATGACGTCGCCCGATACTTTCGCGACTGA
- a CDS encoding DUF2254 domain-containing protein, which produces MRHLRVFWEALRTSLWFVPGLLVLSTVILAQVFIEVDHRLDPQAMQEHWPRLFGASAEGARAVLATIASSMINLAALAFSITIVSLTLASRQYTSRVLRNFMRDRVNMNVAPVSLGQTPG; this is translated from the coding sequence ATGCGACACCTTCGCGTGTTCTGGGAAGCGCTGCGCACGAGCCTGTGGTTTGTGCCGGGGCTGCTCGTGCTCAGCACCGTTATTCTCGCGCAGGTGTTCATCGAGGTGGATCATCGCCTCGACCCGCAGGCGATGCAGGAGCACTGGCCGCGACTCTTCGGGGCCAGCGCCGAGGGCGCGCGTGCCGTGCTTGCGACTATCGCCAGTTCGATGATCAACCTGGCGGCTCTCGCGTTTTCGATCACTATCGTCTCGCTCACGCTCGCCTCCCGCCAGTACACCTCGCGCGTGCTGCGCAACTTCATGCGCGACCGGGTCAACATGAATGTAGCCCCTGTGTCTCTCGGGCAGACGCCGGGCTGA
- a CDS encoding VWA domain-containing protein gives MNRRARLCIALALSGLLFVLFEAAARASGILVVEGARTNPLRIEDHLVRISISDRVALTTVNQTFHNTSQQRLEATYIFPIPEGADLTDFQMTFNGKMVQGEVLPADQAREIYERIVRGNRDPGLIEFIGRRLMRARVFPIEPNSTTEIQLSYQQVTDSVSEMWRYQYPLRTPGQNSIAFGTVRFDVSLASTTPLRGIWSPTHEVEIVRDGDYKARAVFERNKVSLADDFVLLYDAQQRDVGLSVVSYQEDEALPGHFLLLLAPKPIWDDQVQVPQDYVFVVDTSGSMASDGKIDQAKQALNYCIERLEDGDRFSVVRFSTGFDTIFPKLQEADKASKAEARHRVEKFKPSGGTNINDALKAALEMRDPESRERPFVLVFITDGKGDQARQIVEDMFARETKDFRENIRLFPFGVGHDVNTELLDALATGYGGIPTYVQPGENLEHSLGDFFAVFSEPVLTDLHLDLPDLVVTEQYPPSIGDLYNGRQILLSGQFEKSVTGPVTLKAKRGDKELVYTWPQVSFEPTEDATYVPRIWAGRKIAYLIDRIRLDGESSEMVREIIDLSTKYSLQTPYSSWLVAPELEDRLGVARRFGRGFEGGGGFEGGGLDAQRDLAIPADRLRRSLDESEALEEARKAAPAAGGFEGAATGREGGAVGRGQAMPSEAAGEDAFYFAAGQARAREATTLEEQSADMRAMAVRRINGRNYVFVSGYYVDSALTEETKLTELEFGSDGYFDLIAMRPDLRKALAAGRFMVVMVDPNNAIVIRQEDGVKSLTDELKAIIQAGAPKK, from the coding sequence ATGAACCGCCGCGCCCGCCTCTGCATCGCCCTGGCCCTCTCCGGCCTGCTCTTTGTACTGTTCGAGGCTGCCGCCCGCGCCTCGGGGATTCTCGTCGTCGAAGGTGCGCGGACCAACCCGCTGCGCATCGAGGATCATCTCGTGCGCATCTCCATCAGCGACCGCGTGGCTCTGACGACGGTGAACCAGACCTTCCACAACACGAGCCAGCAGCGCCTTGAAGCGACTTACATTTTTCCGATTCCCGAAGGCGCGGACCTTACCGACTTTCAGATGACCTTCAACGGCAAGATGGTTCAGGGCGAAGTCCTGCCCGCAGATCAGGCGCGCGAGATCTACGAGCGCATCGTGCGCGGCAACCGCGATCCGGGGCTCATCGAGTTCATCGGCCGGCGCCTCATGCGGGCGCGGGTCTTTCCCATCGAGCCCAACTCGACTACCGAGATCCAACTCTCGTATCAACAGGTGACCGACAGCGTCTCGGAGATGTGGCGCTACCAGTACCCGCTTCGCACACCCGGCCAGAACAGCATCGCATTCGGCACGGTGCGATTCGATGTCTCCCTCGCCTCCACCACGCCGCTGCGCGGCATCTGGTCGCCCACGCACGAGGTCGAGATCGTGCGCGATGGCGATTACAAGGCCCGCGCCGTCTTCGAGCGCAACAAGGTCAGCCTCGCCGACGACTTTGTGCTTCTCTACGACGCGCAGCAGCGCGATGTCGGCTTGTCCGTCGTCTCCTACCAGGAAGACGAGGCTTTGCCGGGCCATTTCCTGCTACTGCTGGCGCCAAAACCGATCTGGGATGACCAGGTGCAGGTGCCTCAGGACTACGTCTTCGTCGTCGATACGTCCGGCTCGATGGCCAGCGACGGCAAGATCGACCAGGCGAAGCAGGCGCTCAACTACTGCATCGAGCGGCTCGAAGATGGTGATCGCTTCTCCGTCGTGCGCTTCTCCACGGGCTTTGACACGATCTTCCCGAAACTGCAGGAGGCTGACAAAGCGAGTAAAGCCGAAGCGCGCCACCGCGTGGAGAAGTTCAAGCCTTCGGGCGGCACGAACATCAATGATGCGCTCAAAGCGGCGCTCGAAATGCGGGACCCCGAATCCAGGGAACGCCCCTTTGTGCTCGTCTTCATCACTGACGGCAAGGGTGATCAGGCGAGGCAGATCGTCGAAGACATGTTCGCGCGCGAAACCAAGGACTTCCGCGAGAACATCCGTCTGTTCCCCTTCGGCGTCGGCCACGATGTAAACACCGAACTGCTCGATGCCCTCGCCACGGGCTACGGCGGCATTCCGACCTACGTTCAGCCGGGCGAGAATCTCGAGCACAGTCTGGGCGACTTCTTCGCGGTGTTCAGCGAACCCGTGCTGACGGACCTGCATCTCGATCTGCCTGATCTGGTCGTTACGGAGCAGTATCCGCCGAGCATCGGCGATCTTTACAATGGGCGCCAGATCTTGCTCTCGGGCCAGTTCGAGAAGTCGGTAACGGGCCCCGTCACACTCAAGGCCAAGCGAGGCGACAAGGAACTCGTCTACACCTGGCCGCAGGTCTCGTTTGAGCCGACTGAGGACGCGACCTACGTGCCTCGCATCTGGGCCGGGCGCAAGATCGCCTACCTGATCGACCGCATCCGGCTCGACGGTGAATCGAGCGAGATGGTGCGCGAGATCATCGATCTGTCCACGAAGTACAGCCTGCAGACGCCGTACTCGAGCTGGCTCGTGGCGCCGGAACTTGAGGATCGGCTGGGCGTGGCGCGCCGCTTCGGCCGTGGCTTCGAGGGAGGCGGGGGATTTGAAGGCGGCGGCCTCGACGCGCAGCGCGATCTGGCGATCCCTGCCGATCGCCTGCGGCGCTCGCTCGACGAGAGCGAAGCACTGGAGGAAGCGCGGAAGGCCGCCCCGGCCGCCGGCGGATTCGAGGGCGCAGCCACGGGGCGCGAAGGCGGAGCAGTCGGCCGCGGCCAAGCCATGCCGTCCGAAGCCGCCGGGGAGGATGCCTTCTACTTCGCCGCCGGCCAGGCCCGCGCCCGCGAAGCGACGACACTCGAAGAGCAGTCCGCAGACATGCGCGCCATGGCGGTTCGCCGCATCAACGGCCGCAACTACGTCTTCGTCTCCGGCTACTACGTCGATTCCGCGCTCACCGAAGAGACGAAGCTGACCGAACTCGAGTTCGGCTCCGACGGCTACTTCGATCTCATCGCGATGCGGCCCGATCTGCGCAAGGCCCTCGCCGCCGGCCGCTTCATGGTCGTCATGGTTGATCCGAACAACGCGATCGTCATTCGACAGGAAGACGGCGTCAAGTCGCTCACGGACGAACTCAAGGCGATCATCCAGGCCGGCGCGCCCAAGAAGTAG
- a CDS encoding Gfo/Idh/MocA family oxidoreductase, which produces MNHTPRSLTRRQFLQTSAAATAWAMTASSYGRVLGSNARLNVAFIGVGGIASGEHIPPLHKLGAMCPCFTDVDRTRWKPATEKWSDATGYTDYRKMFDKQHKDIDAVMVGTPDHHHFPATMIAMSLGKHVYTQKPLTHTPWEARQLTLAQKKYKLATQMGNQGHASDSLRVTIDYLRGGAIGDLQEAHVWTDRPWWRQGMQRPDGAEEIPATMDWDSWIGPAPERPYRHNPADGWGGLYHPFNWRGWWDFGCGALGDMACHEVDPVYWAMNPGYPAAIELVGGEPFGNAEMYGKASIVRFDFPAVGARPAFKLFWYDGGNRPQRPEELAAEHEWTKEGALYFGTKGKMVALNDPRNAPMLLPAERHAEFGTPKQQIERSAEGHHKEWYLACIEEKPYDFPKSNFAYAGPFSELILLGCIAQRVGGRLEYNPESMKFTNNDAANAFISKTYRKGWEYKLD; this is translated from the coding sequence ATGAACCACACTCCACGCTCCCTCACGCGCCGCCAGTTCCTGCAGACTTCCGCCGCCGCGACCGCCTGGGCGATGACCGCTTCGTCCTACGGCCGGGTGCTCGGCTCCAACGCCCGGCTCAACGTCGCCTTCATCGGCGTCGGCGGCATCGCCAGCGGCGAGCACATCCCGCCGCTGCACAAGCTCGGCGCCATGTGTCCGTGTTTCACCGACGTTGACAGGACGCGCTGGAAGCCCGCGACTGAGAAATGGTCCGACGCCACAGGCTACACCGACTACCGAAAGATGTTCGACAAGCAGCACAAGGACATCGATGCGGTGATGGTGGGCACGCCGGATCATCATCACTTCCCCGCGACAATGATTGCCATGAGCCTGGGCAAGCACGTCTACACCCAAAAGCCCCTCACCCACACTCCGTGGGAAGCCCGGCAACTCACGCTTGCGCAGAAGAAATACAAGCTCGCCACGCAGATGGGCAACCAGGGCCACGCCAGCGATTCGTTGCGCGTGACCATCGACTACCTCCGCGGCGGGGCCATCGGCGACCTGCAGGAAGCGCACGTGTGGACCGATCGCCCGTGGTGGCGCCAAGGCATGCAACGCCCGGATGGCGCGGAGGAGATTCCCGCCACCATGGATTGGGATTCGTGGATCGGACCAGCGCCCGAGCGGCCCTATCGCCACAACCCCGCCGACGGCTGGGGCGGCCTGTATCACCCGTTCAACTGGCGCGGCTGGTGGGACTTCGGCTGCGGTGCGCTGGGCGACATGGCCTGCCACGAGGTCGATCCCGTCTACTGGGCCATGAACCCCGGCTATCCAGCGGCCATCGAACTCGTTGGCGGCGAACCCTTCGGCAATGCCGAGATGTACGGCAAGGCCAGCATCGTGCGCTTCGACTTCCCGGCCGTGGGCGCGCGGCCCGCATTCAAACTCTTCTGGTATGACGGCGGCAACCGGCCGCAACGCCCCGAAGAACTCGCCGCCGAACACGAGTGGACCAAGGAAGGCGCGCTCTATTTCGGCACCAAGGGCAAGATGGTCGCGCTGAACGACCCGCGCAACGCGCCCATGCTCCTCCCCGCCGAGCGCCACGCCGAATTCGGCACGCCAAAGCAGCAGATCGAGCGCTCGGCCGAGGGCCATCACAAGGAGTGGTACCTCGCGTGCATCGAGGAGAAGCCGTACGACTTCCCCAAGAGCAACTTCGCTTACGCGGGCCCATTCAGCGAACTCATCCTGCTCGGCTGCATCGCGCAGCGCGTCGGCGGCCGGCTCGAGTACAACCCCGAGTCGATGAAATTCACCAACAACGACGCCGCCAACGCCTTCATCAGCAAGACGTACCGCAAGGGCTGGGAGTACAAGCTCGACTGA
- a CDS encoding sodium:proton antiporter — MHLLSTFEIIAVLLTLAAVFGYVNHRFLRLPTTIGLMILAMLLSVGLIGAGHVFPSVRETADRIMQSVDFDNTLLHGMLGYLLFAGALHIDLSSLRRHTTVIAVLATFGVVLSTAIVGGAVWVIAQMLGLPIGFIHCLLFGALISPTDPIAVLSILKSLHAPDDLKTQIAGESLFNDGVGVVVFLALLGFAGAGHGEDATSASTILMLFVKEAVGGAVFGLGVGLIAYRMLKDIDNYQVEVLISLALVTGGYALADAVHISGPIAMVVAGLLIGNHGRAFAMSETTRQHLDTFWELIDEILNAVLFVVIGLEVLLLAIETRYVEAGLLAIPVVLLARFISVGLPFAILPLKHKRVPHAVKLMTWGGLRGGISVALALSLREELGEHADRSVSDAILVMTYVVVVFSIVVQGLTISRLLRRWVAPVATPVASGH; from the coding sequence ATGCATCTCTTGAGCACCTTCGAGATCATCGCTGTCCTCCTGACGCTCGCCGCGGTCTTCGGCTACGTCAACCACCGGTTTCTGCGGTTGCCGACCACGATCGGCCTCATGATCCTTGCGATGCTCCTGTCGGTCGGTCTCATCGGCGCGGGGCACGTCTTCCCGTCGGTGCGCGAGACTGCCGATCGCATCATGCAGTCGGTTGACTTCGACAACACCCTGCTGCACGGCATGCTCGGTTATCTCCTCTTTGCCGGCGCGCTGCACATCGATCTCAGCAGCCTGCGCCGGCACACGACCGTGATCGCCGTCCTCGCCACCTTTGGCGTGGTGCTGTCCACGGCGATCGTCGGCGGCGCGGTGTGGGTGATCGCACAGATGCTTGGTCTGCCCATTGGGTTCATTCACTGCCTGCTCTTTGGCGCCTTGATCTCGCCGACGGACCCGATTGCCGTGCTGTCGATTCTCAAGAGCCTGCATGCGCCGGATGATCTCAAGACGCAGATTGCGGGCGAGTCACTCTTCAACGACGGCGTGGGCGTGGTCGTATTTCTCGCGCTGCTCGGCTTCGCCGGCGCCGGCCACGGGGAGGATGCGACGAGCGCCTCGACCATCCTCATGCTCTTTGTGAAGGAAGCCGTGGGCGGCGCGGTGTTCGGACTGGGCGTGGGGCTGATCGCCTACCGCATGCTCAAAGACATCGACAACTATCAGGTGGAAGTGCTCATCTCGCTGGCGCTGGTCACCGGCGGCTACGCGCTGGCCGACGCCGTGCACATCTCCGGCCCCATCGCCATGGTCGTCGCGGGACTGCTCATCGGCAACCACGGGCGCGCGTTTGCCATGTCCGAAACGACGCGACAGCATCTCGATACCTTCTGGGAACTCATCGACGAGATCCTCAACGCCGTGCTCTTCGTGGTCATCGGCCTCGAAGTGCTCCTGCTGGCCATCGAGACGCGCTACGTAGAGGCGGGTCTGCTCGCCATCCCGGTCGTGCTGTTGGCCCGGTTCATCTCCGTGGGCCTTCCCTTCGCGATTCTGCCGCTCAAGCACAAGCGCGTGCCGCACGCCGTGAAACTGATGACGTGGGGCGGGCTGCGCGGCGGCATTTCCGTCGCTCTGGCCCTCTCGCTTCGCGAAGAACTTGGCGAGCACGCCGACCGCAGCGTCTCCGACGCCATTCTCGTCATGACCTACGTCGTCGTGGTCTTCTCGATCGTCGTCCAGGGCCTGACCATCTCCCGGCTGCTGCGCCGCTGGGTCGCCCCGGTGGCAACTCCAGTCGCATCAGGCCATTAG
- a CDS encoding ABC transporter permease yields the protein MRTIWLMALKDLKVVRHDKVGLFFILGFPVLMGVLFGFISASFSGGSESVQLEIAVVDTDQSGMSHRFVEALKDSGSVTLRPPPDAAASVEAQREQAINDIRKGKLLAFIGLPEGFGETAGIMWMEGPAIEVGVDPSRSAESGMIQGIIMQAMGELIADRFADPASMRPMIEQSRREILENDDVNPATKAILGGFMGTLDAFMGSLDELNADLDEAGESGGRPSMQLANIQTIDVTAPKDPGDLASRIRSPWDVSFPSAILWGVLGCAATFAVTMVRERSQGTFYRLRVAPITRGQILAGKGLACFIAVVLVNAVMVALGYALGMRPNSIVLLVIGIASLAFCVVGIMMLMSVIGRSEEAVSGAAWGANVLMAMFGGGMIPLAFMPSFMKTLSQFSPMSWGVLALEGAIWRGFSLAEMLLPCAILITVGLAGTAMGVMILSRATD from the coding sequence ATGCGCACGATCTGGCTCATGGCTCTGAAGGATCTCAAGGTCGTCCGCCACGACAAGGTCGGCCTGTTCTTCATTCTCGGCTTTCCGGTGCTGATGGGCGTGCTCTTCGGGTTCATCAGTGCATCATTCTCCGGCGGCAGCGAAAGCGTGCAACTCGAGATTGCCGTGGTCGACACCGACCAGAGCGGGATGTCGCACCGCTTCGTCGAGGCGCTCAAGGATTCCGGCAGCGTCACCCTGCGCCCGCCGCCCGACGCCGCCGCTTCGGTCGAAGCTCAGCGCGAGCAGGCGATCAACGACATCCGCAAAGGCAAGCTTCTCGCATTCATCGGTCTTCCCGAGGGTTTCGGCGAGACGGCTGGCATCATGTGGATGGAAGGCCCCGCCATCGAAGTGGGCGTCGATCCATCCCGATCTGCAGAATCGGGCATGATACAGGGCATCATCATGCAGGCGATGGGCGAACTCATTGCCGACCGCTTTGCCGATCCCGCATCCATGCGCCCGATGATCGAGCAATCGCGCCGGGAGATCCTCGAGAATGACGACGTCAATCCGGCGACAAAAGCGATACTCGGCGGTTTCATGGGCACTCTCGACGCCTTCATGGGTTCGCTCGATGAACTCAATGCCGATCTTGACGAAGCCGGCGAGAGCGGCGGCCGACCATCGATGCAACTGGCCAACATCCAGACGATCGACGTTACCGCGCCCAAAGACCCCGGCGATCTCGCTTCGCGCATCCGCAGCCCATGGGATGTGAGTTTCCCTTCGGCCATCCTCTGGGGTGTGCTTGGCTGCGCGGCGACATTTGCCGTCACCATGGTGCGCGAGCGATCGCAGGGGACGTTCTACCGCCTGCGCGTCGCTCCGATCACGAGGGGCCAGATTCTGGCGGGCAAGGGGCTCGCCTGTTTCATCGCCGTCGTCCTGGTGAACGCGGTGATGGTCGCGCTGGGTTACGCGCTGGGCATGCGGCCCAACAGCATCGTCCTTCTCGTGATCGGCATCGCCAGCCTTGCCTTCTGCGTCGTCGGCATCATGATGCTCATGAGCGTGATCGGCCGCAGCGAAGAGGCCGTGTCGGGCGCGGCATGGGGGGCCAACGTGCTCATGGCTATGTTCGGCGGCGGGATGATTCCGCTCGCGTTCATGCCCTCGTTCATGAAGACGCTCAGCCAGTTCAGCCCGATGAGTTGGGGCGTGCTGGCGCTCGAAGGGGCGATCTGGCGCGGCTTCTCGCTGGCCGAGATGCTCCTGCCTTGCGCGATCCTCATCACCGTCGGCCTGGCGGGCACTGCGATGGGGGTGATGATCCTCAGCCGCGCCACCGATTGA
- a CDS encoding ABC transporter ATP-binding protein, producing MPEAVQSASPMIVVEHLSKSFGSLKAVDAVSFEVRRGETFGLLGPNGAGKSTAISIIVGALRGDSGTVVIDGRDIREGAAVRRLIGIAPQSVALYEVLSAERNLRFFGSLYGLAGDELASRVDGALRFAQLEDRRRDLVRTFSGGMKRRLNMACALVHDPQIILFDEPTVGVDPQSRNHIFECIEQLKADGRTIIYTTHYMEEAQRLCDRIAIMDHGRLLALDTLDGLLGEHGGAAVVTADLVRAPADASLLPATLDGLHLRFESRQPLEDVSRLATGGIAFATLNVARPDLESVFLSLTGRSLRD from the coding sequence ATGCCAGAGGCAGTCCAATCGGCGTCGCCGATGATCGTCGTCGAACACCTGAGCAAGTCCTTTGGCTCGCTCAAGGCCGTCGATGCGGTTTCGTTTGAAGTGCGGCGCGGCGAGACGTTCGGCCTTCTCGGCCCCAACGGCGCCGGCAAGTCCACCGCGATCAGCATCATCGTCGGCGCCTTGCGGGGTGACAGCGGCACAGTGGTGATCGACGGACGCGACATCCGCGAGGGCGCCGCCGTCCGCCGTCTTATCGGCATCGCCCCGCAGTCGGTGGCGCTTTACGAGGTGCTGTCAGCCGAGCGCAATCTGCGGTTCTTCGGTTCGCTCTACGGCCTGGCGGGCGATGAACTGGCCAGCCGCGTGGACGGGGCGCTTCGATTTGCGCAACTCGAAGACCGTCGCCGCGATCTCGTGCGCACCTTTTCGGGCGGCATGAAGCGCCGCCTCAACATGGCCTGCGCCCTCGTGCACGATCCGCAGATCATTCTCTTTGACGAGCCGACCGTTGGCGTCGATCCCCAGTCGCGCAATCACATCTTCGAGTGCATCGAGCAGCTCAAGGCCGACGGCCGCACCATCATCTACACCACGCATTACATGGAAGAGGCCCAGCGCCTCTGCGACCGCATCGCCATCATGGATCACGGCAGGCTTCTGGCGCTCGACACGCTCGACGGATTGCTTGGAGAGCATGGCGGCGCTGCGGTGGTCACGGCTGATCTCGTCCGGGCGCCGGCCGACGCGTCCCTCCTGCCTGCGACGCTGGACGGCTTGCACCTGCGATTCGAATCGCGCCAGCCGCTCGAAGACGTCAGCCGGCTGGCAACCGGCGGCATCGCGTTCGCCACGCTCAACGTCGCGCGGCCGGACCTTGAATCCGTGTTTCTCTCGCTCACAGGAAGGAGCCTGCGGGACTGA
- a CDS encoding N(4)-(beta-N-acetylglucosaminyl)-L-asparaginase, which yields MSDINRRAFLAAGAAVAAPLVLPLTAAGASGASARRGRGGPIAISSGNGLRAVIKAMEEMNGGADPVDAVVAGVAIVEDDPEDMSVGYGGLPNEDGVVQLDASVMHGPSHKAGAVAALENIRNPAQVALKVLRRTDHVLLVGAGALQFASAHGFKEEDLLTEKAREAWLKWKENLNTDDDWLNDEQHVDRDARAQRAEELGIPWHYGTIHCAALNAAGDISACTTTSGLSYKIPGRVGDSPIVGAGMFVDNEVGAAGATGRGEAVIQSCGAFQTVQHMAAGLEPEQACLKTLKWIADHTKRRSLLTAAGRPNFNVTMYALRKDGLWGSASMLKGGSFTIHDGTEARRMASPALFE from the coding sequence ATGAGCGATATCAACCGACGTGCGTTTCTCGCAGCCGGCGCCGCAGTCGCGGCGCCGCTTGTCCTTCCGCTTACCGCTGCAGGCGCGTCCGGCGCCAGCGCGAGGCGGGGGCGCGGCGGGCCGATCGCCATCAGCAGCGGCAACGGACTGCGGGCCGTGATCAAAGCCATGGAGGAGATGAACGGCGGGGCTGATCCCGTGGACGCGGTCGTCGCGGGGGTGGCGATCGTCGAAGACGATCCGGAGGACATGAGCGTCGGCTACGGCGGCCTGCCCAACGAAGACGGCGTGGTTCAACTCGACGCATCCGTCATGCACGGCCCGTCGCACAAGGCCGGCGCCGTCGCCGCGCTCGAGAACATCCGCAACCCGGCGCAGGTGGCGCTCAAGGTACTGCGGCGGACTGATCACGTCCTGCTCGTCGGGGCCGGCGCGCTGCAGTTCGCCAGTGCGCATGGCTTCAAGGAAGAGGACCTCCTCACGGAGAAGGCCCGCGAGGCCTGGCTCAAGTGGAAGGAGAACCTCAACACCGATGACGACTGGCTCAACGACGAGCAGCACGTCGATCGCGACGCCCGCGCGCAGCGTGCAGAGGAACTCGGCATCCCGTGGCACTACGGCACGATTCACTGCGCGGCGCTCAACGCCGCGGGCGACATCTCCGCCTGCACGACCACCAGTGGGCTGAGTTACAAGATCCCGGGCCGCGTGGGCGATTCACCCATCGTCGGCGCCGGCATGTTCGTAGATAACGAAGTGGGGGCGGCGGGCGCCACAGGCCGCGGCGAAGCGGTCATCCAGTCCTGCGGGGCGTTCCAGACGGTACAGCACATGGCCGCCGGTCTCGAACCCGAGCAGGCCTGCCTCAAGACGCTCAAGTGGATCGCGGACCACACGAAGCGCCGCTCGCTGCTCACAGCTGCCGGCCGGCCGAACTTCAACGTGACGATGTACGCGCTGCGCAAGGACGGGCTGTGGGGCAGCGCATCAATGCTCAAGGGCGGCTCGTTCACCATCCACGACGGGACCGAAGCTCGCCGCATGGCCAGCCCGGCGCTGTTTGAATGA
- a CDS encoding MBL fold metallo-hydrolase — translation MLFRQIYDDRLAQAAYLIGCQRTGEAIIIDPQRDVDRYMSEAKKHGLRLIACAETHIHADFLAGSRQLAEMMGARVYVSDCGDADWKYGWLESRRDSGKYDAVRLKDGDTFRIGGIEFRTVHTPGHTPEHICFLVTDRGGGAGEPMGMLSGDFVFVGDTGRPDLLESAVGVVGAQEASAKQLLISARQFTTLPEYLQVWPAHGAGSACGKALGAVPQTTVGYEKRFNPAIRLAGDDAAFLDYVLSGQPEPPMYFARMKALNRDGAPVLEALPRPQVLTPRDIPDWLPDAVVLDTRPWQAFRQAHAPGALFTPFDSSFPTIPGCYVEPGQRIVLLIDERHLEEAVRLLVRIGLEDIVGFISTEVFEEYHRTAGCVESINEVEVADAAASVNAGRATVLDVRRLVEHEQGHIAGSHNIAHTRLMARLRELEAGGELLVHCRSGVRSSYACAYLKRQGFKPTNVAGGFLAWEKAGQPVETTSAKAAV, via the coding sequence ATGCTCTTTCGACAGATCTATGACGATCGGCTCGCGCAGGCGGCGTACCTCATCGGTTGCCAGCGCACGGGTGAGGCGATCATCATCGACCCGCAGCGCGATGTTGATCGGTACATGAGCGAGGCGAAAAAGCACGGCCTGCGGCTCATTGCGTGCGCCGAGACGCATATCCATGCCGACTTCCTCGCCGGCAGCCGGCAACTGGCCGAGATGATGGGGGCCAGGGTGTATGTCTCCGACTGCGGCGATGCGGATTGGAAGTACGGCTGGCTCGAATCGCGCCGCGACAGCGGCAAGTATGACGCGGTGCGCCTCAAAGACGGCGATACCTTCCGCATCGGCGGCATCGAATTCCGCACGGTCCACACACCCGGCCACACGCCCGAGCACATCTGCTTTCTCGTGACGGATCGCGGCGGCGGTGCGGGCGAACCGATGGGCATGCTCTCGGGCGACTTCGTTTTCGTCGGCGACACCGGCCGGCCCGATCTGCTCGAGAGCGCGGTGGGTGTGGTCGGCGCTCAGGAGGCGTCGGCGAAGCAACTGCTCATCTCCGCCCGGCAGTTCACGACGCTTCCGGAGTATCTGCAAGTGTGGCCGGCGCACGGGGCCGGCAGCGCGTGCGGCAAAGCGCTGGGCGCCGTACCGCAGACCACCGTCGGCTATGAGAAGCGCTTCAACCCGGCGATCCGACTGGCCGGCGACGATGCCGCCTTTCTGGACTACGTGCTCAGCGGCCAGCCCGAGCCGCCGATGTATTTCGCGCGGATGAAGGCGCTCAATCGCGATGGCGCGCCGGTGCTTGAAGCGCTGCCGCGTCCGCAGGTGCTCACGCCGCGCGACATTCCGGATTGGCTGCCGGATGCCGTAGTGCTCGACACGCGGCCGTGGCAGGCGTTCCGCCAGGCGCACGCGCCGGGGGCGCTGTTCACGCCGTTTGACTCGTCGTTCCCCACGATCCCGGGCTGCTACGTTGAGCCGGGGCAGCGCATCGTCCTACTCATCGACGAGCGGCACCTTGAAGAGGCGGTGCGCCTGCTCGTGCGCATCGGCCTCGAAGACATCGTCGGGTTCATCTCGACGGAGGTGTTCGAAGAGTACCACCGCACCGCCGGCTGCGTTGAGTCGATCAACGAAGTCGAAGTTGCAGACGCGGCGGCGAGCGTGAATGCGGGCCGGGCGACGGTGCTCGACGTGCGGCGGCTGGTCGAGCACGAGCAGGGGCACATCGCCGGCAGCCACAACATCGCGCATACCCGGCTCATGGCGCGGCTCAGAGAACTCGAGGCCGGCGGCGAACTGCTCGTGCACTGCCGAAGCGGCGTGCGATCGTCGTATGCTTGCGCCTACCTCAAGCGGCAGGGCTTCAAACCCACAAATGTCGCGGGCGGATTCCTCGCTTGGGAAAAGGCCGGGCAGCCCGTCGAAACAACCAGCGCAAAAGCAGCGGTGTAA